In the genome of Halostella limicola, one region contains:
- the rpl12p gene encoding 50S ribosomal protein P1, whose product MEYVYAALILNETGEEINEDNLTGVLEAAGVDVQESRVKALVAALEDVDIDEAVAEAAAVPAGGAAAGGAAAEGGADEEAADEGDEEEAEEELPDTQDDDEDDGDDEASGEGLGELFG is encoded by the coding sequence ATGGAATACGTTTACGCAGCACTCATCCTGAACGAGACTGGCGAAGAGATCAACGAAGACAACCTGACCGGCGTCCTCGAGGCCGCCGGCGTCGACGTGCAGGAATCCCGCGTCAAGGCCCTCGTGGCCGCGCTGGAGGACGTCGACATCGACGAGGCCGTCGCGGAGGCCGCCGCGGTGCCCGCGGGCGGCGCCGCAGCCGGTGGCGCTGCCGCCGAGGGCGGTGCCGACGAGGAGGCCGCCGACGAGGGCGACGAAGAGGAAGCCGAGGAAGAACTGCCGGACACGCAGGACGACGACGAGGACGACGGCGACGACGAGGCCAGCGGCGAGGGCCTCGGCGAGCTCTTCGGCTAA
- the cutA gene encoding divalent-cation tolerance protein CutA has protein sequence MPTAYITAPPEAAADLASTLVEEHLAACVNRVDCRSTYRWEGEIHEDEEVILLAKTTDEAYGDLIERVEEAHPYDVPCVERFEEADVLTAFGEWRDDAVGE, from the coding sequence ATGCCGACCGCGTACATCACCGCGCCGCCCGAGGCCGCGGCCGATCTCGCGTCGACGCTCGTCGAGGAGCACCTCGCAGCCTGCGTCAACCGCGTCGACTGCCGGTCGACGTACCGCTGGGAGGGCGAGATACACGAGGACGAGGAGGTGATCCTGCTGGCGAAGACGACCGACGAGGCGTACGGTGACCTGATCGAGCGCGTCGAGGAGGCCCACCCGTACGACGTCCCCTGCGTCGAACGGTTCGAGGAAGCGGACGTGCTCACCGCGTTCGGCGAGTGGCGGGACGACGCGGTGGGTGAGTGA
- a CDS encoding 50S ribosomal protein L1, which produces MADQEIEQAVSSALEDSPERNFRETVDLAINLRDLDLNEPSNRVDESIVLPSGTGQETRIVVFAEGETALRAEDVADDVLDGDQLADLGDDDDAAKDLAEETDFFIAEESLMQDIGRYLGTILGPRGKMPTPLSPDDDVVETVNRMKNTVQLRSGDRRTFHTRVGAEDMSAEEIADNIDVILRRLHADLEKGPLNIDTVYVKTTMGPAKEVA; this is translated from the coding sequence ATGGCAGACCAGGAGATAGAGCAAGCAGTATCCAGCGCACTCGAGGACTCCCCGGAGCGGAATTTCCGCGAAACGGTAGACCTCGCGATCAACCTGCGCGACCTAGACCTTAACGAACCGTCGAACCGTGTAGACGAAAGTATCGTCCTGCCGTCCGGGACGGGCCAAGAGACGCGAATCGTCGTGTTCGCGGAGGGCGAGACAGCCCTCCGCGCCGAGGACGTCGCCGACGACGTTCTCGACGGCGACCAACTGGCCGACCTGGGCGACGACGACGACGCGGCGAAGGACCTCGCCGAGGAGACCGACTTCTTCATTGCCGAAGAGAGCCTGATGCAAGACATCGGTCGCTACCTCGGTACCATCCTCGGCCCCCGAGGGAAGATGCCGACGCCGCTGTCCCCCGACGACGACGTCGTCGAAACGGTCAACCGAATGAAAAACACCGTCCAGCTTCGCAGCGGCGACCGCCGGACCTTCCACACGCGCGTCGGCGCGGAGGACATGTCCGCGGAGGAGATCGCCGACAACATCGACGTCATCCTCCGCCGCCTCCACGCGGACCTGGAGAAGGGCCCCCTCAACATCGACACGGTGTACGTGAAGACCACGATGGGCCCCGCGAAGGAGGTGGCCTGA
- a CDS encoding LVIVD repeat-containing protein: MTFDRRDFIKATGASIVGTSILSGTAVASEWRYELAGEALDAGTHEAVVQGDWAYSANGTAIATVDVSDPELPVLGGTATAQGEDNVDVKIDGDLAALANDGDPPGVTFYDVSDPATPVELSFYEAASGVHNCFLQGDYAYLCINDDFTHSRMVIVDISDPANPVSLEGEERGSGGAWMLRDAHEDMAEAGINPIHDLYVQDDLAYMCFWDAGVVVADVSDPTDPTAVAHFGAADDAGKQPEDTAERYERYLGGEKTNAHYVQPTPSGDYTLVGAETFPGPFEDTVIPGDHGGIRVFDTSDLSTDSTPSNPYEGHIGYIPAPDDPADAVRTSHNFDVREDKVFASFYEGGIRAYSIEDPTAPEELAAFAPEGTAYWTAEDLPVDGPRTYTLGSDIGKGLTVLELEHETPGEQAWQSDEDLGPYDVLTPTMQSPL; encoded by the coding sequence ATGACCTTCGACAGACGCGACTTCATCAAGGCGACTGGCGCATCGATCGTCGGAACCAGCATCCTGAGCGGCACGGCCGTGGCCTCGGAGTGGCGGTACGAACTCGCCGGCGAGGCGCTGGACGCCGGCACGCACGAGGCGGTCGTCCAGGGGGACTGGGCGTACTCCGCGAACGGCACGGCCATCGCCACCGTCGACGTGAGCGACCCCGAGCTGCCGGTGCTAGGCGGCACCGCCACCGCGCAGGGCGAGGACAACGTCGACGTGAAAATCGACGGCGACCTGGCGGCGCTGGCAAACGACGGCGACCCGCCCGGCGTCACGTTCTACGACGTGAGCGACCCGGCGACGCCGGTAGAACTGTCGTTCTACGAGGCCGCCAGCGGCGTCCACAACTGCTTCCTGCAGGGGGACTACGCGTACCTCTGCATCAACGACGACTTCACGCATTCGCGGATGGTGATCGTCGACATCTCCGACCCCGCGAACCCCGTGAGCCTCGAAGGCGAGGAGCGTGGCAGCGGCGGCGCGTGGATGCTTCGCGACGCCCACGAGGACATGGCCGAGGCGGGGATCAACCCAATCCACGACCTGTACGTGCAGGACGACCTGGCGTACATGTGCTTCTGGGACGCCGGCGTGGTCGTCGCGGACGTGTCCGATCCGACGGACCCGACCGCGGTCGCCCACTTCGGCGCGGCCGACGACGCCGGAAAACAGCCGGAGGACACGGCCGAGCGATACGAGCGATATCTCGGCGGGGAGAAGACGAACGCCCACTACGTCCAGCCGACGCCCTCGGGCGACTATACGCTCGTCGGCGCGGAGACGTTCCCCGGGCCGTTCGAGGACACCGTCATCCCCGGTGATCACGGCGGCATCCGCGTCTTCGACACGAGCGATCTCTCGACGGATTCCACGCCCTCGAACCCCTACGAGGGACATATCGGCTACATTCCTGCGCCAGACGACCCCGCTGACGCCGTTCGGACCTCCCACAACTTCGACGTCCGCGAGGACAAGGTGTTCGCCTCGTTCTACGAGGGCGGCATCCGCGCGTACAGCATCGAGGACCCGACCGCGCCTGAGGAACTCGCCGCGTTCGCGCCCGAGGGGACGGCGTACTGGACGGCCGAGGACCTCCCCGTCGACGGTCCCCGGACGTACACCCTCGGCAGCGACATCGGCAAGGGGCTGACCGTGCTCGAACTCGAACACGAGACGCCCGGCGAGCAGGCCTGGCAGTCCGACGAGGACCTCGGTCCCTACGACGTGCTGACGCCGACGATGCAGTCGCCGCTCTGA
- a CDS encoding YbhB/YbcL family Raf kinase inhibitor-like protein produces the protein MPSRRALIATFGSAVTALVAGCADDDADSGDADATDDGNDSNSDAGGGSLQIVSDAFEAGGEFPERHTCDGADESPPLSIEGSPDDAEALALVLDDPDAGEEPFVHWLLWNVPADSGEIPGGLPQSETVEELDGARQGTNDFGEVGYRGPCPPEGDDAHTYRFRAYALASPLGVEAGAETDPVLSAIEDRMLTSAQTSADYER, from the coding sequence ATGCCCTCCAGACGCGCGCTCATCGCGACGTTCGGATCGGCCGTGACCGCCCTCGTCGCCGGTTGCGCGGACGACGACGCGGACAGCGGTGACGCCGACGCTACGGACGACGGCAACGACAGCAACAGCGACGCCGGCGGCGGGTCCCTGCAGATCGTCTCCGACGCGTTCGAGGCCGGCGGCGAGTTCCCGGAGCGCCACACCTGCGACGGCGCGGACGAGTCCCCGCCGCTGTCGATCGAGGGGAGTCCCGACGACGCCGAGGCGCTCGCCCTCGTCCTCGACGACCCCGACGCCGGCGAGGAGCCGTTCGTCCACTGGCTGCTCTGGAACGTGCCGGCAGACTCGGGGGAGATCCCGGGCGGCCTCCCGCAGAGCGAGACAGTCGAGGAACTCGACGGCGCGCGACAGGGGACGAATGACTTCGGCGAGGTCGGCTACCGCGGTCCGTGTCCGCCGGAGGGCGACGACGCGCACACGTATCGCTTCCGGGCGTACGCGCTGGCGTCGCCGCTCGGCGTCGAGGCCGGCGCAGAGACGGACCCGGTGCTGTCGGCAATCGAAGACCGGATGCTGACCAGCGCGCAGACTTCGGCCGACTACGAGCGGTGA
- a CDS encoding HEWD family protein, protein MGTALRTPSLRECERCGRIEYWDDDDETWRIREQDGERKVGSPYCIHEWDINGAFKPFEE, encoded by the coding sequence ATGGGCACAGCACTCCGTACCCCGTCGCTCCGCGAGTGCGAACGCTGCGGTCGCATCGAGTACTGGGACGACGACGACGAGACCTGGCGCATCCGCGAGCAGGACGGCGAACGGAAGGTCGGGAGCCCCTACTGCATCCACGAGTGGGACATCAACGGCGCGTTCAAGCCGTTCGAGGAGTAG
- the paaK gene encoding phenylacetate--CoA ligase PaaK, giving the protein MVYHDIERSPRDDLRDLQGDRLADTVRRAYENVPFYRDALDDAGVAPDDVTDIDDVERLPFTTKEDFRDEYPDGLFAVDDEAVRRIHASSGTTGKPKIVAYTEGDLELWRAVMARSLAAAGVEPGDTVQNAYGYGLFTGGLGFHDGVEELGATVIPTGGGNTAQQIEMLQDLESDAFACTPSYCLYLAERLDERGVDPADLSVSTVTIGAEPFTDPMREAIEDALDVTAIDVYGLSEIIGPGVSIECEAAQDGLHVWEDHFYPEIVDPDTGEVVDEGEEGELVLTTLTKEALPVLRYRTGDITSLTREECDCGRTHVRMDNVTGRTDDLLIVRGVNVYASQIESVVVDVDDVAPHYRIDLDREEGLDRLAITVEHDPAYDGDAEALEERVRDRLDETLALTPDDLSVVGPGEIERTEVGKVQRVYDHRDDV; this is encoded by the coding sequence ATGGTCTATCATGACATAGAGCGGTCGCCGAGAGACGACCTCCGCGACCTGCAGGGCGACCGTCTGGCCGACACCGTCCGCCGCGCGTACGAGAACGTACCGTTCTACCGCGACGCGCTGGACGACGCCGGCGTCGCCCCGGACGACGTCACCGACATCGACGACGTCGAACGTCTGCCGTTCACCACGAAGGAAGACTTCCGCGACGAGTACCCGGACGGCCTCTTCGCGGTCGACGACGAGGCGGTCCGCCGGATCCACGCCTCCTCCGGAACGACCGGGAAGCCGAAGATCGTTGCCTACACCGAGGGCGACCTCGAACTCTGGCGAGCGGTGATGGCGCGGTCGCTCGCCGCGGCGGGCGTCGAACCCGGCGACACCGTCCAGAACGCGTACGGCTACGGTCTCTTCACGGGCGGTCTGGGCTTTCACGACGGGGTCGAAGAACTCGGCGCGACCGTGATCCCGACCGGCGGCGGCAACACCGCCCAGCAGATCGAGATGCTGCAGGACCTGGAGAGCGACGCGTTCGCCTGCACGCCGTCGTACTGCCTCTACCTCGCCGAGCGGCTCGACGAGCGCGGGGTCGACCCCGCGGACCTCTCGGTGTCGACGGTGACCATCGGGGCGGAGCCGTTCACCGACCCGATGCGCGAGGCGATCGAGGACGCCCTCGACGTCACCGCCATCGACGTGTACGGCCTCTCCGAGATCATCGGTCCCGGCGTCTCGATCGAGTGCGAGGCGGCTCAGGACGGCCTGCACGTCTGGGAGGACCACTTCTACCCCGAGATCGTCGACCCGGACACCGGCGAGGTGGTAGACGAGGGCGAGGAGGGAGAACTCGTCCTGACGACGCTCACGAAGGAGGCGCTGCCGGTCCTGCGCTACCGGACGGGGGACATCACCAGTCTCACCCGCGAGGAGTGCGACTGCGGCCGGACGCACGTCCGCATGGACAACGTCACCGGCCGGACCGACGACCTGCTCATCGTCCGCGGCGTCAACGTGTACGCCAGCCAGATAGAGTCGGTCGTGGTCGACGTGGACGACGTCGCGCCCCACTACCGCATCGACCTCGACCGGGAGGAGGGGCTGGACCGGCTGGCGATCACCGTGGAGCACGACCCGGCGTACGACGGCGACGCCGAAGCGCTCGAAGAACGGGTGCGCGACCGCCTCGACGAGACGCTCGCGCTCACTCCCGACGACCTCTCCGTCGTCGGCCCCGGCGAGATAGAGCGGACCGAGGTCGGGAAGGTACAGCGGGTGTACGACCACCGCGACGACGTGTGA
- a CDS encoding N-acyl homoserine lactonase family protein, translated as MPELYLLDHGYLEVDVRFHFPLQNLATRSNAESEMDFIRIPTFSLVYEDDERTVVVDTGGHPDGMDGYWPDWLQETVPWTHDEEHLFENRLEQVGLAPGDVDAVVQTHLHNDHAGNLRLFADEDVPVYAHRDELEWAFYAGNVFQDPLDRSAWVPADYTHDGLDWRPVEGDRGEVVPGIEWVHLPGHAPGMIGLVFTELEEPVFLVGDAAFREGNVFPETVQPGANWDHGMWADVAVPRIREVVADREPNAIYGHDPETFDRYGDYPGVEQVGDTTFR; from the coding sequence ATGCCCGAGCTGTACCTCCTCGACCACGGTTATCTCGAGGTCGACGTCCGGTTTCACTTCCCGCTGCAGAACCTCGCTACCCGCTCGAACGCGGAGTCGGAGATGGACTTCATCCGGATCCCCACGTTCTCGCTGGTGTACGAGGACGACGAGCGCACGGTCGTCGTCGACACCGGCGGTCACCCGGACGGGATGGACGGCTACTGGCCGGACTGGCTGCAGGAGACGGTGCCGTGGACGCACGACGAGGAGCACCTGTTCGAGAACCGCCTGGAGCAGGTCGGGCTCGCGCCGGGCGACGTCGACGCCGTCGTCCAGACGCACCTGCACAACGACCACGCCGGCAACCTCCGGCTGTTCGCCGACGAGGACGTCCCGGTGTACGCCCACCGCGACGAACTCGAGTGGGCGTTCTACGCAGGGAACGTCTTTCAGGACCCGCTCGACCGGAGCGCGTGGGTGCCCGCGGACTACACGCACGACGGCCTCGACTGGCGGCCGGTTGAGGGCGACCGCGGCGAGGTCGTCCCGGGAATCGAGTGGGTCCACCTCCCCGGCCACGCGCCGGGGATGATCGGCCTCGTCTTCACCGAACTGGAGGAGCCGGTGTTTCTGGTCGGCGACGCCGCCTTTCGCGAGGGGAACGTCTTCCCCGAGACGGTCCAGCCGGGCGCCAACTGGGACCACGGCATGTGGGCCGACGTCGCGGTCCCGCGGATCCGCGAGGTCGTCGCCGACCGCGAGCCGAACGCTATCTACGGCCACGACCCCGAGACGTTCGACCGATACGGCGACTACCCCGGCGTCGAGCAGGTCGGCGACACGACGTTCCGGTGA
- a CDS encoding cupin domain-containing protein, producing MYEKTSLDDLDEHDVDGVEPGLKAVGYELRPEKMRPSVWTYTEGESNNRHRQEEQEELYYAIDGRFEIAVEDETVTMEAGDFVVVDPEAWRQITATEDGTLLAVGAPNVEDDAVVEE from the coding sequence ATGTACGAGAAGACAAGCCTCGACGACCTCGACGAGCACGACGTCGACGGCGTCGAACCCGGCCTGAAGGCCGTCGGCTACGAACTGCGCCCCGAGAAGATGCGCCCCAGCGTCTGGACCTACACCGAGGGCGAGTCGAACAACCGCCATCGGCAGGAGGAACAGGAGGAACTGTACTACGCGATCGACGGCCGGTTCGAGATAGCGGTGGAGGACGAGACGGTGACGATGGAGGCGGGCGACTTCGTCGTCGTCGACCCGGAGGCATGGCGGCAGATCACGGCGACGGAGGACGGGACGCTGCTGGCAGTCGGCGCGCCCAACGTCGAGGACGACGCTGTGGTCGAGGAGTAG
- a CDS encoding GNAT family N-acetyltransferase, whose amino-acid sequence MEIRPATGGDVEAVNRVAERAWEHDYPEFVSRETIDDTVDDWYAEEKLTSVVDANDAEIYVADDDGVAGFAHVVWDEEEGDLLRLYVAPERRREGVGAELLAAVRDELFGKGVERIRAMVLAENELGNAFYDHHGFEQTGESETKIGDESHPENVYTLERAKVGTEG is encoded by the coding sequence ATGGAGATCCGTCCAGCGACCGGCGGCGACGTCGAGGCCGTCAATCGGGTGGCGGAGCGCGCCTGGGAGCATGACTACCCCGAGTTCGTCAGTCGGGAGACGATAGACGACACCGTCGACGACTGGTACGCCGAGGAGAAGCTGACGTCGGTGGTCGACGCGAACGACGCGGAGATATACGTCGCCGACGACGACGGCGTGGCCGGGTTCGCCCACGTCGTCTGGGACGAAGAAGAGGGCGACCTCCTCCGGCTGTACGTCGCCCCGGAGCGACGACGGGAGGGGGTCGGTGCCGAACTGCTGGCGGCGGTACGCGACGAGCTGTTCGGGAAGGGCGTCGAGCGCATCCGCGCGATGGTGCTCGCGGAGAACGAGCTCGGGAACGCCTTCTACGACCACCACGGGTTCGAACAGACCGGCGAAAGCGAGACGAAGATCGGCGACGAGAGCCACCCGGAGAACGTGTACACGCTGGAGCGGGCGAAGGTCGGCACGGAGGGGTGA
- a CDS encoding LVIVD repeat-containing protein — translation MSDRRLTSRRAVLKVSATAAALAASAGVGSAHDKGSTDSTSDDGDHDHTDASVHGDTGNVELLDYHSLGDVGPSSESGSATDPHYGGLSEIRTRGDYAYVSVFSSKDPTNNRGLAILDISEFNAAENASDLDDAELEVVSFLRNDNDAAAVMDVKVSGDGDYVFLSKQPLTALFEETDPTPSTDDDTDTSAGASALEAVDVSDPTDPTVVGRYDEWTTGPHNAWHHRIGGTDYVFAIKDVDDETAGMYVFEFDRATGALLLVNRWTREGDFGDGEVVGDGGTYIHDVVVQDDPRLEHAVAYVSYWDAGLFALDASDPTDLSVVGHHTAERVHYSEPSPTFVDGKRVVVAGQETPSQEDGSSGYLYLLDADGLDDGYDGTDNVDRLDTWDWQSNVTFGDYTLSPHNFEVTEGGYVHVGHYHGGTRFLELDESDWSLAEKGYFQAATDVPEDSKMTGLNHAAPFTWAAVAQNGVTFASDVNTGVYAMRFKPDSDLSTAAAGVGAAALGGLLYRYRDRAAGALERLTDAREDESHRVPTDATHDGS, via the coding sequence ATGAGTGACCGTCGCCTCACCTCCCGCCGCGCCGTGCTGAAAGTGAGCGCGACGGCCGCGGCGCTCGCTGCCTCGGCCGGCGTCGGGAGCGCGCATGACAAGGGGTCGACCGACAGCACCAGCGACGATGGCGACCACGACCACACGGACGCCAGCGTCCACGGCGACACCGGCAACGTCGAACTGCTTGACTACCACAGCCTCGGCGACGTGGGGCCGTCGAGCGAGAGCGGGAGCGCCACCGACCCCCACTACGGCGGCCTCTCGGAGATACGGACGCGCGGCGACTACGCGTACGTCAGCGTCTTCTCCTCGAAGGACCCGACGAACAACCGCGGCCTCGCGATACTGGACATCTCCGAGTTCAACGCCGCGGAGAACGCCAGCGACCTCGACGACGCCGAACTGGAGGTCGTCTCGTTCCTGCGCAACGACAACGACGCCGCCGCGGTGATGGACGTGAAGGTCAGCGGCGACGGGGACTACGTCTTCCTCTCGAAGCAGCCGCTCACCGCGCTGTTCGAGGAGACGGACCCGACGCCGAGCACCGACGACGACACGGACACCAGCGCCGGCGCGAGCGCGCTGGAGGCCGTCGACGTCTCCGACCCGACCGACCCGACGGTCGTCGGGCGGTACGACGAGTGGACGACCGGGCCGCACAACGCCTGGCACCACCGTATCGGCGGGACCGACTACGTGTTCGCCATCAAGGACGTCGACGACGAGACGGCCGGGATGTACGTCTTCGAGTTCGACCGGGCCACCGGCGCGCTCCTGCTGGTCAACCGCTGGACCCGGGAGGGCGACTTCGGCGACGGCGAGGTGGTCGGCGACGGCGGGACGTACATCCACGACGTCGTCGTGCAGGACGACCCGCGGCTGGAGCACGCCGTAGCGTACGTCTCCTACTGGGACGCCGGGCTGTTCGCGCTCGACGCCTCGGACCCGACTGACCTCTCCGTTGTCGGGCACCACACCGCCGAGCGCGTCCACTACAGCGAGCCCTCGCCGACGTTCGTCGACGGCAAGCGCGTCGTCGTCGCCGGCCAGGAGACGCCGAGCCAAGAGGACGGCTCGTCGGGCTACCTCTATCTGCTCGACGCGGACGGGCTCGACGACGGCTACGACGGGACAGACAACGTCGACCGGCTCGACACCTGGGACTGGCAGTCGAACGTCACGTTCGGCGACTACACGCTCAGCCCGCACAACTTCGAGGTCACCGAGGGCGGCTACGTCCACGTCGGTCACTACCACGGCGGGACTCGCTTCCTCGAACTCGACGAGAGCGACTGGTCGCTCGCGGAGAAGGGGTACTTCCAGGCCGCGACGGACGTGCCCGAGGACTCGAAGATGACGGGGCTGAACCACGCCGCGCCGTTCACCTGGGCCGCCGTGGCACAGAACGGCGTCACGTTCGCTTCGGACGTCAACACCGGCGTGTACGCGATGCGGTTCAAGCCGGACAGCGACCTGTCGACGGCGGCCGCCGGGGTCGGCGCGGCGGCGCTCGGCGGTCTCCTGTACCGCTACCGCGACCGCGCGGCCGGCGCGCTGGAGCGACTGACCGACGCACGGGAGGACGAATCGCACCGCGTACCGACCGACGCGACTCACGACGGATCATGA
- a CDS encoding 50S ribosomal protein L11 — protein sequence MAGTIEVLVPGGQANPGPPLGPELGPTPVDVQAVVGEINDQTEAFDGTEVPVTVEYEDDGSFEIEVGVPPTAELIKDEAGFETGSGEPQENFVADLSVEQVMQIAEQKHPDLLSYDLKNAAKEVVGTCTSLGVTIEGENPREFKERIDAGEYDEYFADEAAA from the coding sequence ATGGCTGGTACTATCGAAGTGCTCGTTCCGGGCGGCCAGGCCAACCCTGGCCCGCCGCTCGGTCCCGAGCTCGGACCGACGCCTGTGGACGTGCAGGCCGTCGTCGGCGAGATCAACGACCAGACGGAAGCGTTCGACGGCACGGAAGTGCCCGTCACCGTCGAGTACGAGGACGACGGCTCCTTCGAGATCGAAGTCGGCGTCCCCCCGACGGCGGAACTGATCAAGGACGAGGCCGGCTTCGAGACCGGCAGTGGCGAACCCCAGGAGAACTTCGTCGCCGACCTCTCGGTCGAGCAGGTCATGCAGATCGCGGAGCAGAAACACCCCGACCTGCTCTCGTACGACCTGAAAAACGCCGCGAAGGAGGTCGTGGGCACCTGCACCTCGCTGGGCGTCACCATCGAGGGCGAGAACCCCCGCGAGTTCAAAGAACGGATCGACGCGGGCGAGTACGACGAGTACTTCGCGGACGAAGCGGCGGCGTAA
- a CDS encoding YHS domain-containing protein: MEKCPVCGEELYEGEDEQYVTEYQGEQFRFCSEDHRDEFESSPGEYT, encoded by the coding sequence ATGGAGAAGTGTCCAGTCTGTGGCGAGGAGCTCTACGAGGGGGAGGACGAACAGTACGTCACCGAGTACCAGGGTGAGCAGTTCCGCTTCTGCTCCGAGGACCACCGCGACGAGTTCGAGTCGTCGCCGGGCGAGTACACCTGA
- a CDS encoding 50S ribosomal protein L10 has protein sequence MSAGAERKTENLPEWKREEVDDLVELVEGYESVGVVNIAGIPSRQLQDMRRDLHGSAELRVSRNTLLKRALDEVGGGLEDLNEHLEGQVGLIGTNDNPFGLYQELEASKTPAPIGAGEVAPNDIVIPEGDTGVDPGPFVGELQNVGAAARIMEGSIHVTEDSTVLEAGEEVSGDLANVLGELGIEPKEVGLDLRAVVSEGVLFDPEDLDIDVEQYRSDVATAAARARNLSVNAEYPTAQTAPTLVAKATGEAKSLGLQAAIESPDLADDLVSKADAQVRSLAAQIDDEEALPEELQGVEAPAASAEAEPEEESTDDQDEAEPEAEDGDEADDDDDDDDAAAEGLGDMFGD, from the coding sequence ATGAGCGCCGGAGCGGAGCGCAAGACGGAGAACCTCCCCGAGTGGAAGCGCGAGGAGGTCGACGACCTCGTCGAGCTCGTCGAGGGCTACGAGAGCGTCGGCGTCGTCAACATCGCCGGCATCCCCAGCCGCCAGCTGCAGGACATGCGACGCGACCTGCACGGCAGCGCGGAGCTGCGCGTCAGCCGGAACACCCTGCTGAAGCGCGCGCTCGACGAGGTCGGCGGCGGTCTCGAAGACCTCAACGAGCACCTCGAGGGGCAGGTCGGCCTCATCGGCACGAACGACAACCCGTTCGGGCTGTACCAGGAACTCGAGGCGTCGAAGACCCCCGCGCCCATCGGCGCGGGCGAGGTCGCGCCCAACGACATCGTCATCCCCGAGGGTGACACGGGCGTCGACCCGGGTCCGTTCGTCGGCGAACTGCAGAACGTCGGCGCGGCGGCCCGCATCATGGAAGGCTCCATCCACGTCACCGAGGACAGCACCGTCCTCGAAGCCGGGGAGGAGGTTTCCGGCGACCTCGCGAACGTGCTGGGCGAACTCGGCATCGAGCCGAAGGAAGTCGGGCTCGACCTGCGCGCCGTCGTCTCCGAGGGCGTGCTGTTCGACCCCGAAGACCTCGACATCGACGTCGAGCAGTACCGCAGCGACGTGGCGACGGCCGCGGCCCGGGCGCGGAACCTCTCGGTCAACGCCGAGTACCCGACCGCCCAGACCGCCCCGACGCTCGTCGCGAAGGCCACGGGCGAGGCCAAGAGCCTCGGCCTGCAGGCCGCGATCGAGAGCCCCGACCTCGCCGACGACCTGGTGAGCAAGGCGGACGCACAGGTGCGTTCCCTCGCCGCCCAGATCGACGACGAGGAGGCGCTCCCGGAGGAACTGCAGGGCGTCGAGGCCCCCGCGGCGTCTGCCGAGGCGGAGCCGGAAGAGGAATCGACTGACGACCAAGACGAGGCCGAACCCGAAGCGGAGGACGGCGACGAAGCGGACGACGACGACGATGACGACGACGCCGCTGCTGAGGGACTCGGCGACATGTTCGGTGACTAA